Proteins encoded together in one Camelina sativa cultivar DH55 chromosome 9, Cs, whole genome shotgun sequence window:
- the LOC104715045 gene encoding putative F-box/FBD/LRR-repeat protein At1g16940, whose amino-acid sequence MKSGEKPVGDSRIGEEDRISRLPDSLLCEILLNFPTKDVIKTSLLCRRWRNIWRYVPVWDLQINGGLEDAAKFSFFKRFMDFNSSVCLQRVKLRYVGYSFGFRDSKLINIVFKHKIQHLDLEGYTRDDTIKIPPTIYTSCERLVSLKLRCLLLPKPPKSVSLPCLKIIDLQEIKFDDSSAMEVLISGCSALESLTMDKMYGDRVSSQSLLSFCLTKTEGGDLDKKTVTMQAPRLKFIKLNNRSIERFIVKDLGSIIKLDLDGFTNFGETLHSFLTLLSFVRDITISSDILKVLHKFSESESLPQFHNLSSLSIKTGMITWKYLLTFLENCPNLNYLVMAFKEHKWTMNFSEKSKIRGRYKGTFEFSSFKLREF is encoded by the exons ATGAAGTCTGGGGAGAAACCTGTCGGTGATAGTAgaatcggagaagaagatagGATTAGCCGGTTACCAGATTCTTTGCTATGTGAGATACTTCTAAATTTTCCCACAAAAGATGTGATCAAAACTAGTCTTTTATGCCGCAGATGGAGAAATATTTGGCGCTACGTGCCTGTATGGGATTTGCAGATTAACGGGGGTCTAGAGGATGCTGCtaaattttctttcttcaagaGGTTTATGGATTTTAACAGTTCCGTGTGCTTACAAAGAGTTAAGCTAAGGTATGTTGGATATTCGTTCGGGTTTAGAGACTCAAAGTTGATAAACATTGTGTTTAAGCATAAAATCCAACATCTAGACCTTGAGGGTTATACGAGGGACGATACAATTAAGATACCTCCAACCATCTATACATCATGTGAGAGATTGGTATCCTTGAAACTCCGCTGCCTGTTGTTACCTAAACCGCCCAAGTCAGTTTCTTTGCCTTGTCTTAAGATCATCGATCTACAAGAAATCAAGTTTGATGACAGTTCAGCTATGGAGGTGCTTATCTCAGGCTGCTCAGCTCTCGAAAGCTTAACAATGGACAAGATGTATGGAGATAGAGTCTCATCTCAGTCTCTGTTGAGTTTTTGTCTTACCAAAACTGAAGGTGGGGATTTGGATAAGAAAACAGTTACAATGCAAGCTCCAAGGCTTAAGTTTATAAAGCTAAACAATCGTTCTATTGAAAGATTCATTGTAAAAGATTTGGGCTCCATTATTAAGTTGGATCTTGATGGTTTTACTAATTTTGGTGAGACCTTACATAGTTTTCTTACCCTGCTCTCCTTTGTTAGAGATATTACTATCTCTTCTGACATTCTCAAG GTACTTCATAAGTTCTCGGAGTCCGAATCACTACCCCAGTTTCATAATCTCTCTAGCTTGAGCATCAAGACCGGCATGATAACTTGGAAATATCTGCTAACCTTTCTTGAGAATTGTCCCAATCTAAATTATCTGGTCATG gCCTTTAAAGAGCATAAATGGACGAtgaatttttcagaaaaaagCAAGATACGTGGCAGATATAAAGGGACTTTTGAGTTCTCTTCTTTTAAGTTGCGAGAATTCTAA